A window of the Blastopirellula sediminis genome harbors these coding sequences:
- a CDS encoding XylR family transcriptional regulator: MSTEAEVDRKRPLGKGAHVLLALGWYYSEIHRGVARFARDHQWHVTFDFDDLVPRDWQGDGVITLLGAQQQVWRSLKNFSVPMVDLAESRPDIPLPRVTMDNVAIGKMGAQHFLDRGFRNFAFIHRWELGVSHRRGDSFAAELAQHNLGCEVLSWQKEMGRRADTREQRHRWLVQHLAKLPKPLAVFAPRDIEAVEIIEAAMAIGALIPDEISILGVDNTETICDCLQTPLSSIDNNLEQVGYEGASLLARLMAGEPPPAKTIYVAPSRVVERRSTDSMAVPHPQVAAALRYMQEQAHLPINMIDVVREVAMSRSGLEKAFREHYVRPPMEELRRIRLLRAQKMLLQTSEKIVNIAKETGFETSQQLCRVFRQHFGMTPKEFRSQATN; the protein is encoded by the coding sequence ATGTCTACCGAAGCCGAAGTCGACCGTAAGCGCCCTCTCGGCAAAGGGGCGCATGTCTTGCTGGCGCTCGGCTGGTACTACTCCGAGATTCATCGGGGCGTCGCGCGGTTTGCCCGCGATCACCAGTGGCATGTGACCTTTGACTTTGACGACCTGGTCCCGCGCGATTGGCAGGGAGACGGCGTCATAACGCTACTTGGCGCCCAGCAGCAAGTGTGGCGCTCGCTGAAGAACTTCTCGGTCCCGATGGTCGATCTGGCCGAAAGCCGCCCTGACATTCCCCTGCCCCGCGTCACCATGGACAACGTCGCGATTGGGAAAATGGGAGCTCAGCATTTCCTGGATCGGGGCTTCCGCAACTTCGCGTTCATTCATCGCTGGGAGTTGGGGGTGAGTCATCGCCGCGGCGATTCCTTCGCGGCGGAGCTGGCGCAGCACAATCTCGGCTGTGAGGTCCTCTCGTGGCAAAAGGAGATGGGGCGACGCGCCGATACGCGCGAGCAGCGCCATCGTTGGCTCGTGCAGCACCTGGCGAAACTTCCGAAACCTCTGGCGGTGTTCGCTCCCCGCGATATCGAAGCGGTCGAGATTATTGAAGCGGCGATGGCGATCGGCGCATTGATCCCGGACGAAATCTCGATCCTGGGAGTCGACAATACCGAGACGATTTGCGACTGTTTGCAAACGCCGCTGTCGAGCATTGATAACAACCTGGAGCAAGTCGGCTACGAAGGGGCGTCGCTCTTGGCCCGCTTGATGGCTGGAGAACCGCCGCCGGCAAAGACGATCTATGTCGCTCCGAGCCGCGTGGTCGAGCGCCGCAGCACCGACAGCATGGCGGTTCCTCATCCGCAAGTCGCGGCGGCGCTCCGCTATATGCAGGAGCAGGCTCATCTGCCGATCAACATGATCGATGTTGTCCGCGAGGTCGCCATGAGCCGCAGCGGGCTCGAGAAAGCGTTTCGCGAACATTACGTTCGCCCACCGATGGAAGAGCTCCGCCGAATTCGACTGTTGCGAGCGCAAAAAATGCTGCTGCAAACCAGTGAGAAAATCGTCAATATCGCGAAGGAAACTGGCTTTGAAACCTCGCAGCAACTCTGCCGCGTCTTTCGGCAGCATTTCGGGATGACGCCAAAGGAATTTCGTTCCCAAGCGACCAACTGA
- a CDS encoding sialidase family protein has translation MKRMLQTALLALLVVTSGALLTAGELHETVVFKSGMNGYNTYRIPSVITAKDGTLLAFIEARKNNMSDTGDIDLVLRRSKDNGATWSDAEVIWDDEGNVCGNPCPVVDQSTGKIWLLLTWNSGKTPEGKIQPGFGADSRRVFVASSEDNGQTWTAPQEITADVKDKEWTWYATGPGSGIQIEHGPHAGRLVIPCDHKWLTGGKLKFGSHVIYSDDHGKTWQLGGSAPDYQVNECEVVELKDGKLLLNMRNYDRKQTARQVCVSADGGKTWTDQKFDPTLVEPICQGSVHRYRWPAGDKPGIVLFSNPASAKDRTAMTVRASYDDCQTWPVERRLFDGSSAYSSLTVLPNGQIGCLYERNGYKEVVFARFDLDWLRSADK, from the coding sequence ATGAAACGAATGTTGCAAACCGCACTGCTGGCCCTGTTGGTCGTGACGAGCGGCGCTCTCCTGACCGCCGGCGAACTTCACGAAACGGTCGTCTTCAAGTCAGGGATGAACGGTTACAACACCTACCGCATTCCGTCGGTCATCACCGCGAAGGACGGAACGCTCCTCGCGTTTATTGAAGCCCGCAAGAACAACATGTCCGACACCGGCGACATCGATCTGGTGCTCCGCCGCTCGAAAGATAACGGCGCCACCTGGAGCGACGCCGAAGTGATTTGGGATGACGAAGGAAACGTCTGCGGCAATCCTTGCCCGGTGGTCGATCAATCGACCGGCAAGATCTGGCTGCTGCTCACCTGGAATTCGGGGAAGACGCCGGAAGGGAAGATTCAGCCCGGTTTCGGCGCCGATTCGCGCCGCGTCTTCGTCGCTTCGTCGGAAGACAACGGACAGACCTGGACCGCCCCCCAGGAAATCACCGCCGACGTCAAAGACAAAGAATGGACCTGGTATGCGACCGGTCCCGGCAGCGGCATTCAAATCGAACATGGCCCGCACGCGGGACGTTTGGTCATTCCGTGCGATCACAAATGGCTGACCGGCGGCAAGCTGAAGTTTGGTTCGCACGTCATCTACTCCGACGACCATGGTAAAACGTGGCAATTGGGGGGCTCGGCGCCGGACTACCAGGTCAACGAATGCGAAGTGGTCGAGCTCAAAGATGGCAAGCTGCTGCTCAATATGCGGAACTACGACCGCAAGCAAACAGCCCGCCAGGTCTGCGTCAGCGCTGACGGCGGAAAGACCTGGACCGATCAAAAGTTTGACCCCACGCTGGTCGAGCCGATTTGCCAAGGGAGCGTCCATCGCTATCGTTGGCCCGCAGGAGACAAGCCGGGGATCGTGCTCTTCTCGAACCCGGCCAGCGCGAAAGATCGCACAGCGATGACCGTTCGCGCCAGCTACGACGACTGCCAAACCTGGCCGGTCGAGCGCCGCTTGTTTGACGGGAGCAGCGCCTATTCGTCGCTGACCGTTCTTCCCAACGGCCAGATCGGTTGTCTCTACGAGCGGAACGGATACAAAGAAGTCGTCTTCGCTCGTTTCGATCTTGATTGGCTGCGGTCAGCTGACAAGTAA
- a CDS encoding dihydrodipicolinate synthase family protein, whose amino-acid sequence MIQPHYGRLRGLVAAAFTPFHADGGIDIARVAPMVDYLVEQQIRGLYVLGSTGEGISLTSDERKQVAEAFVAATRGRIPVIVQVGCESLAAARDLASHAQQVGADAVSAVSPVYFKPDTVESLVDSMAHIAAGAPDLPFYYYHIPAATGLTHSPLAFLELAKVRIPNLRGIKFTSPAVFDYQACVESAGDDYEVMWGLDEMLLSGLTAGGTAAVGSTYNFAPAVYHHILQAVEQGNLEEAKLWQSRSQQVVRAFVPFGPRAAQKAIMAMIGQDCGPSRLPIRSLTPEAYTQLRSQLEEIGFFQWSQLATSSANA is encoded by the coding sequence GTGATTCAGCCGCATTATGGTCGATTGCGCGGACTTGTCGCCGCGGCGTTTACTCCGTTTCATGCTGATGGCGGCATCGACATTGCCCGCGTGGCGCCGATGGTCGACTATTTGGTCGAACAGCAGATTCGCGGGCTCTACGTCCTGGGAAGCACCGGGGAAGGAATCTCGCTGACCAGCGACGAGCGCAAACAGGTCGCCGAAGCGTTCGTCGCCGCCACTCGCGGTCGAATTCCGGTGATCGTTCAGGTTGGGTGCGAAAGCCTGGCCGCAGCCCGCGATCTCGCTAGCCATGCGCAGCAAGTCGGCGCCGACGCCGTTTCGGCGGTCAGTCCGGTTTACTTCAAGCCGGACACGGTCGAGTCGCTGGTCGACTCGATGGCGCACATCGCCGCCGGCGCGCCTGACTTGCCGTTTTACTACTACCACATTCCGGCGGCGACCGGTTTGACCCACTCGCCGCTGGCCTTTCTCGAACTCGCCAAAGTCCGCATCCCCAATCTCCGCGGCATCAAGTTCACTTCCCCGGCCGTGTTCGACTACCAGGCCTGCGTCGAATCGGCCGGCGACGACTACGAAGTGATGTGGGGTCTCGACGAGATGTTGCTCTCCGGATTGACCGCCGGCGGAACCGCCGCGGTAGGGAGCACCTACAACTTCGCCCCGGCCGTCTATCACCACATTCTGCAGGCGGTAGAGCAGGGGAACCTGGAAGAGGCCAAGCTGTGGCAATCGCGCTCGCAACAAGTGGTCCGCGCGTTCGTTCCCTTCGGACCGCGAGCGGCGCAAAAAGCGATCATGGCGATGATCGGACAAGACTGCGGTCCCAGCCGCTTGCCGATTCGTTCGCTGACGCCGGAAGCGTACACGCAACTGCGATCCCAGCTGGAAGAAATTGGCTTCTTTCAGTGGTCGCAATTGGCGACCAGTTCCGCGAACGCGTAA
- a CDS encoding DUF1501 domain-containing protein — protein sequence MAEHTDESMRQDRVAIRRDFLRKLSAASAAAWMTGAPQLVSAAEEGPVEQPKATADACILLWLAGGMAAPETFDPKKYLPFETGMSVDSMLSTFPAIDTSVDGLQICEGLENVAQVMDRATLIRSAVQPDLGSILHSRHQYHWHTGYVPPQTVACPHIGAWMAKVLGPNNPVMPPFVNIGQRLEGVGEKEELKAFTTAGFFGSEFGPMNLPFPEEAAAAVRPPQGMNADRFADRNKLFRKLVDQTPQRDYMSDYQQESMLRSLDNAYRLLSSKDRAAFDLSLEPKASLAKYDTSRFGRGCLLARRLVEAGARFVEVTTEYVPFLHFDTHANGHETVARMHSEIDRPIAQLVLDLEERGLLDRTLVIVASEFSRDAIVEGKPGSNANDQATFKVDKVTEMKHYGLHRHFTGGTSVVMFGGGMKKGFVYGETADERPLVATKNPVSVMDLHATIMTAMGISPRTGFTIEERPFYVTQDGKGKPVKELFA from the coding sequence ATGGCTGAGCATACCGACGAATCGATGCGTCAAGATCGTGTGGCGATCCGCCGCGACTTCCTGCGAAAGCTATCGGCCGCCAGCGCCGCCGCGTGGATGACCGGCGCGCCGCAGTTGGTCTCCGCTGCGGAAGAAGGTCCGGTCGAGCAGCCGAAGGCGACCGCCGACGCGTGCATCTTGTTGTGGCTCGCCGGCGGCATGGCGGCGCCCGAAACGTTCGATCCGAAGAAATACCTGCCGTTTGAGACCGGCATGTCGGTCGACAGCATGCTCAGCACGTTTCCGGCGATCGATACCAGCGTCGACGGGCTGCAGATTTGCGAAGGGCTCGAAAACGTCGCCCAAGTGATGGACCGCGCGACGCTGATTCGCTCGGCGGTGCAGCCCGACCTTGGCAGCATTTTGCATTCGCGTCATCAATACCATTGGCACACCGGTTACGTCCCGCCCCAGACGGTCGCGTGTCCCCATATTGGCGCCTGGATGGCGAAGGTCCTCGGCCCGAACAACCCGGTGATGCCGCCGTTCGTTAATATCGGGCAGCGTCTGGAAGGAGTTGGCGAGAAGGAAGAGCTGAAGGCGTTCACTACGGCCGGCTTCTTCGGCAGCGAATTTGGTCCGATGAATTTGCCATTCCCGGAAGAAGCGGCCGCGGCCGTTCGTCCTCCCCAAGGAATGAACGCCGATCGCTTCGCCGACCGCAACAAACTGTTCCGCAAGCTGGTCGACCAAACGCCGCAGCGCGACTACATGAGCGACTACCAGCAAGAGTCGATGCTCCGCTCGCTCGACAACGCTTATCGGTTGCTCAGCTCGAAAGACCGCGCCGCGTTCGATCTTTCGCTCGAGCCGAAGGCGTCGTTGGCGAAGTACGACACCAGCCGCTTTGGTCGCGGCTGCTTGCTCGCGCGTCGTCTGGTCGAAGCAGGCGCCCGGTTCGTCGAAGTCACGACTGAGTACGTGCCGTTCCTCCACTTTGACACGCACGCCAATGGACACGAAACGGTCGCCCGGATGCACTCCGAGATCGATCGCCCGATCGCGCAGCTGGTGCTCGACCTGGAAGAACGCGGGCTGCTTGATCGGACGCTAGTGATCGTCGCGTCGGAATTCAGCCGCGACGCGATCGTCGAAGGGAAGCCAGGCTCCAACGCCAACGATCAGGCGACCTTCAAGGTCGACAAAGTGACCGAGATGAAGCACTACGGTCTGCATCGCCATTTCACCGGCGGGACGAGCGTGGTGATGTTCGGCGGCGGCATGAAGAAGGGCTTCGTCTATGGCGAAACGGCCGACGAACGCCCGTTGGTTGCGACGAAGAACCCGGTCAGCGTGATGGATTTGCACGCGACGATCATGACCGCGATGGGGATCAGTCCCCGCACCGGCTTCACGATCGAAGAACGCCCCTTCTACGTCACGCAGGACGGCAAAGGGAAGCCGGTGAAGGAACTCTTCGCGTAA